From Halorubrum salinarum, the proteins below share one genomic window:
- a CDS encoding PAS domain S-box protein: MGDGNGDPPAEGPSSSSGDAAAAGILRAFVGAVPTPTLVCDPETLAIRAANAPAVDLLGHDRGTLTLMGFPDLGETEVTVSGRSVDAVAAAAVDPPASDGSDDRVERFEWDLRLGDPGLRVDAALHAATIAGDEWLVVGLSDATDRVAAESELDGERRLVDALAETVPLALFRCTEEGTLSRWNDRLAADSGYDPESLSGRALTSLFDEETRGRVSESLSRVYRAGETVSCEVRLLTRSGERVPYRLSVGPVTDGDRVVGAVGVGEDLTEASLREERLAVLTRVLRHNFRNDLNVVTGFTGQAIEAVDDPELTGQLERVVDTAERLLRLGETSRKVERLLSQRPSPRPVALAPAVDAALESLPPEIRERAAVDVDVPEGVVVSAVAFLPEAITELVDNAVRHNDAADPRVRISAAELPSESWVSLVVADDGPGIPPAERAVLTGEETPLNHASGLGLWYVNWIVTAGGGSLDIVESKAGGSRIELSLRVADEPRAGDTDVFAPDAFEDGP; encoded by the coding sequence CGTCGTCGTCGAGCGGCGACGCCGCCGCGGCCGGGATCCTCAGAGCGTTCGTCGGGGCGGTCCCGACGCCGACGCTCGTCTGTGACCCCGAGACGCTGGCGATCCGCGCCGCGAACGCTCCCGCGGTCGACCTGCTCGGCCACGACCGCGGCACGCTGACGCTGATGGGCTTCCCCGACCTGGGCGAGACGGAGGTCACCGTCTCGGGGCGGTCCGTCGACGCCGTCGCCGCGGCGGCCGTCGACCCTCCCGCGTCCGACGGCTCGGACGACCGGGTCGAGCGGTTCGAGTGGGACCTCCGGCTCGGTGACCCGGGGCTGCGGGTCGACGCGGCGCTCCACGCGGCGACGATCGCCGGCGACGAGTGGCTCGTCGTCGGGCTCTCGGACGCCACCGACCGGGTCGCCGCCGAGAGCGAACTCGACGGCGAGCGCCGGCTCGTCGACGCGCTCGCCGAGACCGTCCCGCTCGCGCTGTTCCGCTGTACCGAGGAGGGGACGCTCTCGCGGTGGAACGACCGGCTGGCGGCCGACTCCGGCTACGACCCCGAGTCGCTCTCGGGGCGGGCGCTCACCTCGCTGTTCGACGAGGAGACGCGCGGCCGCGTGAGCGAGTCGCTCTCGCGGGTGTACCGGGCGGGCGAGACCGTCTCCTGTGAAGTGCGGCTGCTCACCCGCTCCGGCGAGCGCGTCCCCTACCGGCTCTCGGTCGGCCCCGTCACCGACGGCGACCGGGTCGTCGGCGCCGTCGGCGTCGGCGAGGACCTCACGGAGGCGTCGCTCCGAGAGGAGCGGCTCGCGGTGCTGACCCGCGTGCTGCGACACAACTTCCGCAACGACCTCAACGTCGTCACCGGTTTCACCGGTCAGGCGATCGAGGCCGTCGACGACCCCGAGCTCACGGGGCAGCTCGAACGGGTCGTCGACACCGCCGAGCGGCTGCTGCGCCTCGGCGAGACCTCGCGCAAGGTGGAGCGGCTGCTCTCTCAGCGCCCCTCGCCGCGGCCGGTCGCGCTCGCGCCCGCGGTCGACGCGGCGCTCGAATCGCTCCCGCCGGAGATCCGCGAGCGCGCCGCCGTCGACGTGGACGTTCCCGAGGGGGTCGTCGTCTCCGCGGTCGCGTTCCTCCCCGAGGCGATCACCGAACTCGTCGACAACGCGGTCCGCCACAACGACGCCGCCGACCCGCGGGTGCGGATCTCGGCGGCGGAGCTGCCGAGCGAGTCGTGGGTCTCGCTCGTCGTCGCGGACGACGGCCCGGGGATCCCGCCGGCGGAGCGCGCCGTGCTCACCGGCGAGGAGACGCCGCTCAACCACGCGAGCGGGCTCGGGCTCTGGTACGTGAACTGGATCGTCACCGCGGGCGGCGGGAGCCTCGACATCGTCGAGAGCAAGGCCGGCGGCAGCCGGATCGAGCTGTCGCTGCGCGTCGCGGATGAGCCGCGCGCGGGGGATACGGACGTGTTCGCCCCCGACGCCTTCGAGGACGGCCCGTAG